From Sceloporus undulatus isolate JIND9_A2432 ecotype Alabama chromosome 6, SceUnd_v1.1, whole genome shotgun sequence, one genomic window encodes:
- the CCR7 gene encoding C-C chemokine receptor type 7 — protein MDRDQLLKVAILWNLPLLSQFCMGENVTLEYDSGDYNYTIDYNLYEEVCKKEEIRRFRATFLPTIYSIVCFVGLAGNSLVMLTYIYFKRLKTMTDIYLLNLALADILFQLTLPFWAVSAAKYWVFKDFACKAVHCICQMSFFSGMLLLLSISIDRYFAIVQAPSAHRHRSQRVLASKITCFSIWILGFILSLPEAMHRGVYESETQMPRCTLKTVNLLAFSTSIRISQMVFGFLVPLLVMTFCYWIIIRTLLQARSFEKNRAIKVLIAVMVVFVLFQMPYNSVMLAETISAFNNTTGQCNAIKRMDVASDVTYSLACFRCCLNPFLYAFIGVRFRNDLLRLLKNLNCISQAQLWKWSTKLENNRCSIGTETDTTTTFSP, from the exons ATGGACAGAG ACCAACTTCTGAAAGTGGCCATCCTTTGGaaccttcctctcctttctcag TTCTGCATGGGTGAGAATGTGACACTTGAGTATGACAGTGGTGACTATAATTACACTATTGACTACAATCTATATGAGGAGGTCTGCAAGAAGGAAGAGATTCGAAGGTTCCGAGCTACTTTCTTACCCACCATATATTCCATTGTGTGCTTTGTGGGCCTGGCTGGTAACAGCTTGGTCATGTTGACCTACATTTACTTCAAGAGGCTCAAGACAATGACAGATATCTACTTGCTCAACCTTGCCTTGGCTGACATCCTCTTCCAGTTGACTCTCCCCTTCTGGGCAGTCAGCGCAGCCAAATATTGGGTCTTCAAAGACTTTGCTTGCAAGGCTGTCCACTGCATTTGTCAGATGAGTTTCTTTAGTGGCATGCTGCTGCTCCTCTCCATCAGCATTGACCGCTATTTTGCCATTGTCCAAGCTCCCTCAGCCCACCGCCATCGCTCCCAGAGGGTGCTTGCCAGCAAGATCACCTGCTTCTCCATTTGGATACTGGGTTTCATCCTTTCACTCCCTGAGGCAATGCACAGGGGTGTGTATGAGTCTGAAACGCAGATGCCACGCTGCACCCTCAAAACAGTCAACTTGCTTGCCTTCAGCACCTCCATCAGAATCTCTCAGATGGTCTTTGGCTTCTTAGTGCCCCTGCTGGTGATGACCTTCTGCTACTGGATCATCATCAGGACCTTGTTACAAGCCCGCAGCTTTGAGAAGAACCGAGCCATCAAGGTCCTCATTGCAGTTATGGTTGTCTTTGTCCTCTTTCAAATGCCCTACAACAGTGTCATGCTTGCTGAAACCATCTCGGCCTTCAACAATACGACTGGCCAGTGCAATGCCATCAAGCGCATGGATGTGGCCAGTGATGTGACATACAGCCTGGCCTGCTTCCGCTGCTGtctcaaccccttcctgtatgCCTTCATAGGTGTCAGGTTTCGCAATGACTTGCTCCGGCTCCTTAAAAACCTGAACTGTATCAGCCAAGCACAGCTCTGGAAGTGGTCGACAAAGCTGGAGAACAACCGATGTTCTATTGGCACAGAAACTGATACCACCACCACTTTCTCCCCATGA